The Solanum pennellii chromosome 11, SPENNV200 genome contains a region encoding:
- the LOC107004611 gene encoding nuclear pore complex protein NUP1 isoform X1, whose protein sequence is MSTAGDGTAASGSAGAYEGGGGAGGKFRKRPLRRNQTTPYDRPPTALRNPSWLTKLVVDPASKLITSGAHRFFSSIFSKRLPPPPPPTPLPPPPPPGPSQESQKLPQESHPNEYAGALVVAGQGGDNDACSSGDGAFSELEQLLKQKTFTKTEIDRLTELLHSKAVDIPMGEEEKRAEAIQSRPALDSSSSLLEVNRSLKVTPGGYVPTPVMNSRILEDDIASPAELAKAYMGSRPSKVSPSMLSTRSLVVREDTPLLTNVHVQRSPIPSVTTRTAGFPGIRENGFATPKSHGRSAIYSMARTPYSRIRQTDVQKATSSGNYVCGGSSSSKAVSEHDVLFGSKQALKRRSYVLDDDLGSVGPMRRIRQRPNALSFGTSRGSSRVASAVNLRQEVSKVVGDVEDAKITPARHVAIPPKSSETAAKILEQLEKLTPKGKSSESKLAAGKENKLTQNMLHGRALRSLEDLDSPKLLQSGQDSYKLENWSKVLSPNPRESKQSEIKQNGHASESTAIANKDTIFSFKDTQPNVETNSLEKNKSAAQHPYKKRAFKMSAYEDSFELEENGLSAQLADGRGKLELSAADQKPLCAEPTSEPADLLEAKTPSGVLGKNSDVETPDTGAAAVNNTIFLSSAGSQSLNSNLLATASNKSKETNVDKVPPFLFSPSTPVTGSKPVSSLSSLASSPTDGRPNPFQWNSSQKAVDSNGKLEAVSTSGIFSFGAPPSTSSNGLFATSPAFAATSALTLGNFTNDVSTSSSNIAVSLTSASSTIGATAATAGSSNASAISLFGSSATSLVPKEPPTKFGFPTIPPKAVSAPATTSAAESTDVKAKSETGPTFGNLKSSPFGGASFSATGSGNSIFRFSSSVMSTATTGSTQSQGSVSSTGGESLASAETSVGGSGISAFSGSMPALFSSSASLPSTANFPVFGSAPGTSGQVSASPSKSDIVSSSSAASGIFTFGASSSASSAAGSSSVPTNGTAIFTFGASAAAPPSKNSGSPISSSAAPGMFTFSGSSSAFSTNSVAISSSTTPSIFNFGGNSSSSSSSAVNTSATPGIFNVGGSSSTSPANAGNTSTIATPGIFSFGASSSASLTNAGSIVNPSPFNFGASSASSQASSTVGTFGSSWQLPKSTGFTSSFSSSTPSGFTFGASSSSFATPSTSPVVFGSTPSAASGSPFSFGAVSSTNSPSQPMFGNSAFAASPGNNDNMEDSMAEDLVQAPAPAVSFGQPSVSPSPGGFAFGSAPNSFQFGSQQSHAAPQNPSPFAASSNLVQAAPQNSSLFAASNGQEFGGGGSFSLGSGGPDKSGRKIVKVNRSKHRRK, encoded by the exons ATGTCGACGGCGGGTGATGGGACGGCGGCGTCAGGGTCGGCGGGAGCATatgaaggaggaggaggagccGGAGGGAAGTTTAGGAAGAGACCGTTACGACGGAACCAGACGACTCCGTATGATCGTCCACCGACGGCCCTCCGAAACCCTAGTTGGCTGACAAAGCTTGTGGTTGATCCGGCGTCAAAGCTCATAACTTCCGGTGCTCACCGCTTCTTTTCCTCCATATTCAGTAAACgccttcctcctcctcctcctcccaCGCCATTAcctccacctccacctccaG GACCAAGCCAAGAATCACAGAAACTGCCTCAGGAGTCACATCCCAAT GAGTATGCTGGAGCGCTGGTGGTGGCAGGACAAGGAGGTGATAATGATGCATGCAGTTCTGGGGATGGCGCATTCTCAGAGCTTGAGCAGCTCTTGAAGCAGAAGACATTTACAAA AACTGAGATTGATCGCTTGACGGAACTTTTGCACTCGAAAGCTGTTGACATCCCTATgggagaagaggagaaaagagccGAGGCGATTCAATCAAGACCTGCGTTGGATTCTTCCAGCAGCTTGCTGGAAGTAAATAGGTCTCTGAAGGTTACACCCGGTGGATATGTCCCAACTCCTGTCATGAATTCCAGG ATTCTTGAAGATGATATTGCATCTCCCGCAGAGCTTGCAAAAGCCTACATGGGGAGTAGGCCATCAAAGGTGTCTCCATCAATGCTGAGCACGCGAAGTCTAGTTGTGAGAGAAGATACACCACTGCTAACAAATGTACATGTCCAAAGATCACCCATTCCATCAGTGACGACCAGGACTGCTGGTTTTCCCGGGATTCGAGAAAATGGGTTTGCCACTCCAAAATCTCATGGAAGATCTGCTATATATAGCATGGCTCGTACGCCATACTCTAGAATTCGTCAAACTGATGTTCAGAAG GCTACCAGCTCAGGAAATTATGTCTGCGGTGGGTCTTCATCATCTAAGGCAGTGTCGGAGCACGATGTACTTTTTGGTTCTAAACAG GCCCTCAAAAGAAGGAGTTATGTCCTGGATGATGATCTTGGATCTGTTGGTCCCATGCGTAGGATTAGGCAGAGACCAAATGCCCTATCGTTTGGAACTTCACGTGGCAGCTCTAGAGTTGCTTCTGCAGTTAACCTGCGTCAAGAGGTATCAAAAGTTGTTGGAGATGTCGAAGATGCCAAAATCACGCCTGCAAGGCATGTAGCCATCCCTCCTAAGTCCAGTGAGACTGCTGCAAAGATATTGGAGCAACTTGAAAAGCTAACTCCAAAGGGAAAATCATCAGAATCCAAACTAGCTGCAGGGAAAGAGAATAAATTGACACAGAACATGCTTCATGGGCGAGCTCTTAGAAGTTTGGAGGATTTGGATTCACCCAAACTGCTGCAGAGCGGACAGGATAGCTATAAGCTGGAGAATTGGTCTAAAGTTCTCTCTCCCAATCCCAGAGAATCAAAGCAAAGTGAAATTAAACAAAATGGACATGCGAGCGAGTCAACTGCTATAGCAAACAAGGATacaatcttttcatttaaagatACTCAACCTAATGTTGAAACCAATTCTCTGGAAAAGAATAAGTCTGCAGCTCAACATCCTTACAAGAAACGAGCTTTTAAGATGAGTGCATATGAG GATTCTTTTGAGCTAGAAGAGAATGGGCTTTCAGCTCAGTTAGCTGACGGGAGAGGGAAGCTGGAACTTTCTGCTGCTGACCAGAAGCCCCTATGTGCTGAACCCACAAGCGAACCAGCTGATTTGCTGGAAGCAAAGACCCCTTCAGGGGTTTTAGGCAAAAATTCTGATGTGGAGACTCCTGATACTGGCGCAGCAGCTGTCAACAACACCATATTCCTGTCAAGTGCAGGTTCCCAATCACTAAACTCTAACCTACTAGCAACTGCATCTAACAAATCAAAGGAGACAAATGTTGACAAGGTTCCACCATTCCTATTTTCCCCGTCAACCCCCGTCACAGGGTCAAAGCCAGTAAGCAG CCTGTCCAGTCTAGCGTCCAGCCCAACTGATGGTCGGCCTAATCCTTTTCAGTGGAATAGCTCACAGAAGGCTGTGGACAGCAATGGCAAATTAGAAGCAGTATCAACAAGTGGTATTTTCTCATTTGGTGCTCCACCTAGCACTTCAAGTAATGGACTGTTTGCTACCAGTCCTGCATTCGCAGCCACCTCTGCCTTGACATTGGGTAATTTTACAAATGATGTTTCGACTAGCAGCTCAAATATTGCTGTCTCTTTGACAAGCGCTTCTAGTACGATTGGTGCTACTGCTGCTACAGCAGGTAGCAGTAATGCCTCTGCTATCAGTCTCTTTGGTTCCAGTGCAACATCCTTAGTTCCGAAGGAACCTCCTACCAAATTCGGTTTCCCCACGATTCCACCAAAAGCAGTTTCAGCACCAGCAACAACTTCCGCTGCAGAAAGTACAGATGTGAAAGCCAAATCTGAGACTGGACCTACTTTTGGCAACTTGAAGAGTTCACCTTTTGGGGGTGCATCTTTTTCAGCTACAGGCTCAGGAAATAGTATTTTTCGCTTTAGTTCATCAGTAATGTCCACAGCTACTACAGGTAGTACACAGTCTCAGGGTTCTGTTTCTAGTACAGGAGGTGAATCACTTGCTAGTGCAGAGACTTCTGTTGGTGGATCTGGCATTTCTGCTTTCTCAGGGAGCATGCCTGCTCTTTTCAGTTCGTCAGCTTCATTGCCATCCACAGCAAACTTTCCGGTGTTTGGTTCTGCGCCTGGTACTTCTGGTCAAGTTTCTGCCTCACCTTCAAAAAGTGACATAGTTAGCTCCAGCAGTGCTGCTTCCGGAATATTTACTTTTGGTGCTAGTTCATCAGCTTCCAGTGCAGCAGGCAGTTCAAGTGTACCTACAAATGGAACGGCCATATTTACTTTTGGTGCCAGTGCTGCAGCTCCTCCTTCAAAGAACAGTGGATCTCCTATCTCCAGCAGCGCTGCTCCTGGGATGTTCACCTTTAGTGGTAGTTCTTCAGCTTTCTCAACAAATTCTGTTGCAATTTCCAGCAGCACTACCCCcagtatatttaattttggtgGTAATTCGTCATCTTCCTCTTCGAGTGCTGTCAATACTTCAGCTACTCCTGGCATATTTAATGTTGGTGGTAGTTCTTCGACTTCCCCTGCAAATGCCGGCAACACCTCCACTATTGCTACACCTGGCATCTTCAGTTTTGGTGCCAGTTCTTCAGCTTCTTTGACAAATGCTGGTAGCATAGTTAATCCTAGTCCATTCAACTTTGGTGCTAGTTCGGCCTCTTCACAAGCCTCTAGCACTGTTGGAACTTTTGGGTCTAGTTGGCAGCTCCCCAAGTCTACTGGCTTTACTTCCTCATTTAGTTCTTCTACTCCCTCTGGGTTTACATTTGGagcatcttcatcttcttttgcTACTCCAAGCACGTCACCAGTAGTCTTTGGGTCAACACCCAGCGCTGCAAGCGGTTCTCCTTTTTCATTTGGTGCAGTTTCCTCCACAAATTCACCTTCACAGCCCATGTTTGGTAATTCTGCGTTTGCTGCATCCCCTGGAAACAATGATAACATGGAAGACAGCATGGCCGAGGATCTTGTGCAGGCTCCTGCACCTGCAGTTTCTTTTGGGCAACCTTCTGTCTCGCCTTCTCCAGGTGGTTTTGCATTTGGTTCAGCACCAAATTCATTCCAGTTTGGCAGCCAGCAGAGTCACGCTGCTCCCCAGAATCCATCTCCATTTGCAGCATCAAGCAATCTAGTGCAGGCAGCACCTCAAAACTCTTCTCTGTTTGCAGCATCAAACGGTCAAGAATTTGGCGGTGGAGGGAGCTTCTCTTTGGGTAGCGGTGGTCCTGACAAATCAGGTCGGAAGATTGTGAAAGTTAATAGAAGCAAACACAGAAGGAAATGA
- the LOC107004611 gene encoding nuclear pore complex protein NUP1 isoform X2 yields the protein MGEEEKRAEAIQSRPALDSSSSLLEVNRSLKVTPGGYVPTPVMNSRILEDDIASPAELAKAYMGSRPSKVSPSMLSTRSLVVREDTPLLTNVHVQRSPIPSVTTRTAGFPGIRENGFATPKSHGRSAIYSMARTPYSRIRQTDVQKATSSGNYVCGGSSSSKAVSEHDVLFGSKQALKRRSYVLDDDLGSVGPMRRIRQRPNALSFGTSRGSSRVASAVNLRQEVSKVVGDVEDAKITPARHVAIPPKSSETAAKILEQLEKLTPKGKSSESKLAAGKENKLTQNMLHGRALRSLEDLDSPKLLQSGQDSYKLENWSKVLSPNPRESKQSEIKQNGHASESTAIANKDTIFSFKDTQPNVETNSLEKNKSAAQHPYKKRAFKMSAYEDSFELEENGLSAQLADGRGKLELSAADQKPLCAEPTSEPADLLEAKTPSGVLGKNSDVETPDTGAAAVNNTIFLSSAGSQSLNSNLLATASNKSKETNVDKVPPFLFSPSTPVTGSKPVSSLSSLASSPTDGRPNPFQWNSSQKAVDSNGKLEAVSTSGIFSFGAPPSTSSNGLFATSPAFAATSALTLGNFTNDVSTSSSNIAVSLTSASSTIGATAATAGSSNASAISLFGSSATSLVPKEPPTKFGFPTIPPKAVSAPATTSAAESTDVKAKSETGPTFGNLKSSPFGGASFSATGSGNSIFRFSSSVMSTATTGSTQSQGSVSSTGGESLASAETSVGGSGISAFSGSMPALFSSSASLPSTANFPVFGSAPGTSGQVSASPSKSDIVSSSSAASGIFTFGASSSASSAAGSSSVPTNGTAIFTFGASAAAPPSKNSGSPISSSAAPGMFTFSGSSSAFSTNSVAISSSTTPSIFNFGGNSSSSSSSAVNTSATPGIFNVGGSSSTSPANAGNTSTIATPGIFSFGASSSASLTNAGSIVNPSPFNFGASSASSQASSTVGTFGSSWQLPKSTGFTSSFSSSTPSGFTFGASSSSFATPSTSPVVFGSTPSAASGSPFSFGAVSSTNSPSQPMFGNSAFAASPGNNDNMEDSMAEDLVQAPAPAVSFGQPSVSPSPGGFAFGSAPNSFQFGSQQSHAAPQNPSPFAASSNLVQAAPQNSSLFAASNGQEFGGGGSFSLGSGGPDKSGRKIVKVNRSKHRRK from the exons ATgggagaagaggagaaaagagccGAGGCGATTCAATCAAGACCTGCGTTGGATTCTTCCAGCAGCTTGCTGGAAGTAAATAGGTCTCTGAAGGTTACACCCGGTGGATATGTCCCAACTCCTGTCATGAATTCCAGG ATTCTTGAAGATGATATTGCATCTCCCGCAGAGCTTGCAAAAGCCTACATGGGGAGTAGGCCATCAAAGGTGTCTCCATCAATGCTGAGCACGCGAAGTCTAGTTGTGAGAGAAGATACACCACTGCTAACAAATGTACATGTCCAAAGATCACCCATTCCATCAGTGACGACCAGGACTGCTGGTTTTCCCGGGATTCGAGAAAATGGGTTTGCCACTCCAAAATCTCATGGAAGATCTGCTATATATAGCATGGCTCGTACGCCATACTCTAGAATTCGTCAAACTGATGTTCAGAAG GCTACCAGCTCAGGAAATTATGTCTGCGGTGGGTCTTCATCATCTAAGGCAGTGTCGGAGCACGATGTACTTTTTGGTTCTAAACAG GCCCTCAAAAGAAGGAGTTATGTCCTGGATGATGATCTTGGATCTGTTGGTCCCATGCGTAGGATTAGGCAGAGACCAAATGCCCTATCGTTTGGAACTTCACGTGGCAGCTCTAGAGTTGCTTCTGCAGTTAACCTGCGTCAAGAGGTATCAAAAGTTGTTGGAGATGTCGAAGATGCCAAAATCACGCCTGCAAGGCATGTAGCCATCCCTCCTAAGTCCAGTGAGACTGCTGCAAAGATATTGGAGCAACTTGAAAAGCTAACTCCAAAGGGAAAATCATCAGAATCCAAACTAGCTGCAGGGAAAGAGAATAAATTGACACAGAACATGCTTCATGGGCGAGCTCTTAGAAGTTTGGAGGATTTGGATTCACCCAAACTGCTGCAGAGCGGACAGGATAGCTATAAGCTGGAGAATTGGTCTAAAGTTCTCTCTCCCAATCCCAGAGAATCAAAGCAAAGTGAAATTAAACAAAATGGACATGCGAGCGAGTCAACTGCTATAGCAAACAAGGATacaatcttttcatttaaagatACTCAACCTAATGTTGAAACCAATTCTCTGGAAAAGAATAAGTCTGCAGCTCAACATCCTTACAAGAAACGAGCTTTTAAGATGAGTGCATATGAG GATTCTTTTGAGCTAGAAGAGAATGGGCTTTCAGCTCAGTTAGCTGACGGGAGAGGGAAGCTGGAACTTTCTGCTGCTGACCAGAAGCCCCTATGTGCTGAACCCACAAGCGAACCAGCTGATTTGCTGGAAGCAAAGACCCCTTCAGGGGTTTTAGGCAAAAATTCTGATGTGGAGACTCCTGATACTGGCGCAGCAGCTGTCAACAACACCATATTCCTGTCAAGTGCAGGTTCCCAATCACTAAACTCTAACCTACTAGCAACTGCATCTAACAAATCAAAGGAGACAAATGTTGACAAGGTTCCACCATTCCTATTTTCCCCGTCAACCCCCGTCACAGGGTCAAAGCCAGTAAGCAG CCTGTCCAGTCTAGCGTCCAGCCCAACTGATGGTCGGCCTAATCCTTTTCAGTGGAATAGCTCACAGAAGGCTGTGGACAGCAATGGCAAATTAGAAGCAGTATCAACAAGTGGTATTTTCTCATTTGGTGCTCCACCTAGCACTTCAAGTAATGGACTGTTTGCTACCAGTCCTGCATTCGCAGCCACCTCTGCCTTGACATTGGGTAATTTTACAAATGATGTTTCGACTAGCAGCTCAAATATTGCTGTCTCTTTGACAAGCGCTTCTAGTACGATTGGTGCTACTGCTGCTACAGCAGGTAGCAGTAATGCCTCTGCTATCAGTCTCTTTGGTTCCAGTGCAACATCCTTAGTTCCGAAGGAACCTCCTACCAAATTCGGTTTCCCCACGATTCCACCAAAAGCAGTTTCAGCACCAGCAACAACTTCCGCTGCAGAAAGTACAGATGTGAAAGCCAAATCTGAGACTGGACCTACTTTTGGCAACTTGAAGAGTTCACCTTTTGGGGGTGCATCTTTTTCAGCTACAGGCTCAGGAAATAGTATTTTTCGCTTTAGTTCATCAGTAATGTCCACAGCTACTACAGGTAGTACACAGTCTCAGGGTTCTGTTTCTAGTACAGGAGGTGAATCACTTGCTAGTGCAGAGACTTCTGTTGGTGGATCTGGCATTTCTGCTTTCTCAGGGAGCATGCCTGCTCTTTTCAGTTCGTCAGCTTCATTGCCATCCACAGCAAACTTTCCGGTGTTTGGTTCTGCGCCTGGTACTTCTGGTCAAGTTTCTGCCTCACCTTCAAAAAGTGACATAGTTAGCTCCAGCAGTGCTGCTTCCGGAATATTTACTTTTGGTGCTAGTTCATCAGCTTCCAGTGCAGCAGGCAGTTCAAGTGTACCTACAAATGGAACGGCCATATTTACTTTTGGTGCCAGTGCTGCAGCTCCTCCTTCAAAGAACAGTGGATCTCCTATCTCCAGCAGCGCTGCTCCTGGGATGTTCACCTTTAGTGGTAGTTCTTCAGCTTTCTCAACAAATTCTGTTGCAATTTCCAGCAGCACTACCCCcagtatatttaattttggtgGTAATTCGTCATCTTCCTCTTCGAGTGCTGTCAATACTTCAGCTACTCCTGGCATATTTAATGTTGGTGGTAGTTCTTCGACTTCCCCTGCAAATGCCGGCAACACCTCCACTATTGCTACACCTGGCATCTTCAGTTTTGGTGCCAGTTCTTCAGCTTCTTTGACAAATGCTGGTAGCATAGTTAATCCTAGTCCATTCAACTTTGGTGCTAGTTCGGCCTCTTCACAAGCCTCTAGCACTGTTGGAACTTTTGGGTCTAGTTGGCAGCTCCCCAAGTCTACTGGCTTTACTTCCTCATTTAGTTCTTCTACTCCCTCTGGGTTTACATTTGGagcatcttcatcttcttttgcTACTCCAAGCACGTCACCAGTAGTCTTTGGGTCAACACCCAGCGCTGCAAGCGGTTCTCCTTTTTCATTTGGTGCAGTTTCCTCCACAAATTCACCTTCACAGCCCATGTTTGGTAATTCTGCGTTTGCTGCATCCCCTGGAAACAATGATAACATGGAAGACAGCATGGCCGAGGATCTTGTGCAGGCTCCTGCACCTGCAGTTTCTTTTGGGCAACCTTCTGTCTCGCCTTCTCCAGGTGGTTTTGCATTTGGTTCAGCACCAAATTCATTCCAGTTTGGCAGCCAGCAGAGTCACGCTGCTCCCCAGAATCCATCTCCATTTGCAGCATCAAGCAATCTAGTGCAGGCAGCACCTCAAAACTCTTCTCTGTTTGCAGCATCAAACGGTCAAGAATTTGGCGGTGGAGGGAGCTTCTCTTTGGGTAGCGGTGGTCCTGACAAATCAGGTCGGAAGATTGTGAAAGTTAATAGAAGCAAACACAGAAGGAAATGA